Proteins encoded together in one Sphingobacteriales bacterium window:
- a CDS encoding HAD family hydrolase, with translation MNKAIFFDRDGVIISERGDYNFLPEHIDFVEDIVESCQILQEKGYLLIVITNQAGIAKRRYQHKHVMQMHKIISNFFKSYGVHIHDFFYCPHHESTSRCLCRKPGTLLLEKAIAMYQIDPKQSFLIGDSPRDVEAAENAGIRALLIEKNTSLLPYIGNKFFDLPGE, from the coding sequence ATGAACAAGGCCATATTTTTTGATCGTGACGGAGTAATTATCAGTGAAAGGGGCGACTACAATTTTTTACCGGAACACATTGATTTTGTTGAAGATATTGTCGAATCCTGCCAGATTTTACAAGAGAAAGGCTATCTGTTGATCGTTATTACTAATCAGGCGGGAATAGCCAAAAGACGCTATCAGCATAAACATGTCATGCAGATGCATAAAATCATCAGCAATTTTTTTAAGAGTTATGGCGTTCATATTCATGACTTTTTTTATTGTCCCCACCATGAAAGCACCTCCAGATGCCTTTGCCGCAAACCGGGCACCCTGTTGCTTGAAAAAGCCATAGCCATGTATCAGATCGACCCGAAACAAAGTTTTTTAATCGGAGATTCACCACGTGATGTGGAAGCAGCTGAAAATGCAGGCATCAGAGCTCTTTTAATCGAAAAAAATACTTCGCTCCTCCCCTACATCGGAAATAAATTCTTTGACCTGCCCGGTGAATAA
- a CDS encoding polyprenol monophosphomannose synthase — protein sequence MPESLVIIPTYNEIENIEEMIRKVFSLPVYFHLLVVDDNSPDGTAGCVKKLMSEEFSERLFLLEREGKQGLGTAYIAGFKWAIEHDYQYVFEMDADFSHNPDDLVRLYNACSRYDYDMAIGSRYISGANVVNWPLKRVLLSYYASRYVSIITGMKIRDATAGFVCYKIEVLKTLELDKIKFRGYAFQIEMKFLTWLYDFKIIEIPIIFTDRTRGVSKMSKKIIKEAFWGVIQMKLNSLFRTYERKLK from the coding sequence GTGCCTGAATCTTTAGTCATTATACCGACCTACAATGAGATAGAGAACATTGAGGAAATGATCCGCAAAGTCTTTTCATTGCCAGTATATTTTCATCTGCTTGTCGTGGACGATAACAGTCCTGACGGAACTGCCGGATGTGTCAAAAAACTGATGTCGGAAGAATTCAGCGAACGCTTGTTTTTACTCGAACGCGAGGGAAAACAGGGTTTGGGAACTGCTTATATTGCCGGCTTTAAATGGGCCATTGAGCATGATTATCAGTATGTCTTTGAAATGGATGCTGATTTTTCGCATAATCCTGACGACCTTGTCAGGCTTTACAATGCCTGTTCAAGATATGATTACGATATGGCGATTGGCTCCCGGTATATCAGCGGGGCTAATGTGGTCAACTGGCCTTTGAAACGGGTCTTGTTGTCTTATTATGCCTCACGCTATGTCAGCATCATTACCGGAATGAAAATCAGGGATGCAACGGCCGGTTTTGTTTGCTACAAGATTGAAGTATTAAAAACTCTCGAACTCGATAAAATCAAATTTAGAGGTTATGCTTTCCAGATAGAAATGAAATTTCTGACCTGGCTATATGATTTCAAAATCATTGAAATACCGATTATCTTCACCGACCGTACACGGGGAGTATCTAAGATGAGTAAGAAAATCATCAAGGAAGCTTTCTGGGGCGTCATTCAGATGAAACTGAACAGTCTTTTCAGGACCTATGAAAGAAAACTAAAATAA